DNA sequence from the Chitinophaga flava genome:
TTCTCATTACTACTATTTACCGGTAAATGCATTTTTGGACGGATCAGCCTTGATCGTCACAAAGTCCAGAATGGAGTTATTAGTATCCTGCAACACCACTCTTCCGTTTATCGTTTTATGTGTTTTACGCAGCAGGGCCTGACTGGAATATTTTCCATTGGGCACATAACTAAAGCCGGCATCCAGCTCTACAGACAAACGTTTGGGCACGCGGCTGGCCAGATCGGAAGGCTGTATCTCTACCGCATCATAGATCTCCAATGCAGACTTAGGCATGCCGAAATAGGTTTTGTCTTCTGTGGGTCCGGCATCCGGTAATTTATACTGCTTCCACTGTGTTTTGATATCAGCTTTTGTTCTGAACAACATAAATCCATCGCGGCCGAGATTATCGAGGATCAGGTCTCTGTTAACGTTTGCGATTACCACCAGTTTTGTAACAGTTGTTTTCAGATCAGAACTGAGTGGTGTTTTACCCGGGAAGTCACCCATATATACATCAAAATCCGCCTTGCTTAAATCTACGGTCAGGTCCGGATTGCGGACAGATACTTCAGTCCCACCGTTATCGACGAAAGGTACCTTATGATTAATAGCTGTAGAAGCGATGATCAGACTTTTGCCAGGCGCCACAGGATAGGTACTACCGGTACCGGGTATACGAAATATAGCACTGGCATAGAAAAAATCTGTATTGGCATTAGGTGCTGCATTGCCTGACATTTTGGACCAGTCGTACTGCCCTGTTGCGCCCATATACCAACCCTTGTTATAATCAATCTTTGACAGAGCCGTGTTTACACCGGCTATCTGCGCAAAGTAAAGACTATCGGCATAGAGCACCTGGTCTGAATTGTTATAGAGCTCAATAAACTGGTCTCTGAAGCTGGCGCCGTCTTTAACATGGGAGCCGGCGTAATAGATCTGTTTGAATACCCACCCGTCAGTACCACCACCTGTTCTGAGCTCCACCAACAGTGCATTGGAACTGGCTACAGCGGCGGCTGTTAAGGTACCTGAAAAAATTACGGTGCCACTTACTTTCTGTCCGGTAACCTTTTCATAGTCTGCCGCCGAAACGAGCAGCTCCGCAGTAATATGATAAGTACCCGGTATCACCTGCCGGAACTTTACCATATTGCTATTGGTAACAGTGATACTGTCAGTGTATTTTGAATTGTTTGTCTGATTGATGATGGTGACTTTAGCACCTTGATAAGGCATTTCCAGGTTGTTCTGTTCCCCGGAGAGCTGCAGTGCTACGGAGATATCCACTGGTTGCAGCGGGGCTGTTTTATCTTTGTTGCACGCGGCCAAAAGCGCTATCGCCGTGATAGCAGTAAGTATCCTTCTCATAATTATTGATTTAGAATTTAAATGATATTTCCCCTGACAGCACCACGGGTTGGGTCAGTTCCCTTACCTTTTTGGAGATGTCGCTATATTTTCTGGTAACGATATTAAAAACGTTGTAGGCACTGACGGAGAACCTGACTTTCTTTTTGATTTCCTTGATCACCTGCATATTCCAGTTGACATAAAAAGGATCGGAGTTGTCAGACTCGTCTGTGCTGAATAAGCCCAGCGATTGCCGGATAGGACTGTCTGGAGCAAGCTCACTGATATCATGATATACGCTTTGTATATCTACATATCCCAGTGGTTGTCCGGCATTACCAATGTTGCGCTGACGCTTGTATA
Encoded proteins:
- a CDS encoding DUF4876 domain-containing protein; translation: MRRILTAITAIALLAACNKDKTAPLQPVDISVALQLSGEQNNLEMPYQGAKVTIINQTNNSKYTDSITVTNSNMVKFRQVIPGTYHITAELLVSAADYEKVTGQKVSGTVIFSGTLTAAAVASSNALLVELRTGGGTDGWVFKQIYYAGSHVKDGASFRDQFIELYNNSDQVLYADSLYFAQIAGVNTALSKIDYNKGWYMGATGQYDWSKMSGNAAPNANTDFFYASAIFRIPGTGSTYPVAPGKSLIIASTAINHKVPFVDNGGTEVSVRNPDLTVDLSKADFDVYMGDFPGKTPLSSDLKTTVTKLVVIANVNRDLILDNLGRDGFMLFRTKADIKTQWKQYKLPDAGPTEDKTYFGMPKSALEIYDAVEIQPSDLASRVPKRLSVELDAGFSYVPNGKYSSQALLRKTHKTINGRVVLQDTNNSILDFVTIKADPSKNAFTGK